In Luteitalea sp. TBR-22, one genomic interval encodes:
- a CDS encoding DnaJ C-terminal domain-containing protein, whose product MTPYELLGLGADATEAQVRRAYRRLARRWHPDLNPGNADAARRYAAITEAFELLVDPARRRAYDASGAAAPSVAAPPAFAGFDFSLAMHGADASTFGDLFVDVFRQAAGHHDGRPVRGVDLHTEITLTLEDVLRGGNRRLELSRRIACRLCRGHGRLDAPAAPCRACAGSGQQRLGRGHMVFVRPCEPCQGRGVVTARTCHGCHGHGQHEATTAVDVVVPPGLDDGDELVQAGAGHAGVRGGAPGDLRIRVRVAPDARVRRVGDDLHMTLPVAVHEAVLGARVPVPTPDGPVTVRVPAGIQSGQRLRLRERGVPSRRTGARGDLVLDVVLVLPPVIDARARGLMQEFARLHPEDVRAGWYGDQGDTRGDDADVAPEQSAVAGRPTQAE is encoded by the coding sequence GTGACCCCGTACGAACTGCTGGGACTCGGGGCGGACGCCACGGAGGCGCAGGTGCGGCGGGCCTACCGCCGCCTTGCGCGCCGCTGGCATCCCGACCTCAATCCCGGCAACGCCGACGCCGCCCGGCGCTACGCCGCCATCACCGAGGCCTTCGAACTGCTCGTCGATCCGGCGCGGCGTCGTGCGTACGACGCCAGTGGCGCGGCGGCCCCCTCGGTGGCCGCGCCGCCGGCCTTCGCGGGCTTCGACTTCTCCCTCGCGATGCACGGCGCCGACGCGTCGACGTTCGGTGACCTGTTCGTCGACGTGTTCCGTCAGGCCGCGGGCCATCACGATGGCCGGCCGGTCCGCGGCGTCGACCTGCACACCGAGATCACGCTGACCCTCGAGGACGTGCTGCGCGGCGGCAACCGACGCCTCGAGCTGTCGCGTCGCATCGCCTGCCGGCTGTGTCGCGGCCACGGGCGACTCGACGCCCCGGCGGCGCCGTGCCGGGCGTGTGCCGGCAGCGGCCAGCAGCGCCTCGGACGCGGGCACATGGTCTTCGTCCGGCCCTGCGAACCGTGCCAGGGGCGTGGCGTGGTCACCGCCCGCACCTGTCACGGCTGCCACGGGCACGGACAGCACGAGGCGACCACGGCGGTCGACGTCGTCGTGCCGCCAGGGTTGGACGACGGGGACGAACTGGTGCAGGCCGGCGCCGGCCATGCCGGGGTGCGTGGCGGGGCGCCGGGCGACCTGCGCATCCGCGTGCGCGTGGCGCCCGACGCGCGCGTCCGCCGCGTCGGCGACGACCTGCACATGACGCTGCCGGTCGCGGTCCACGAGGCCGTGCTCGGGGCGCGCGTGCCCGTGCCGACGCCGGACGGGCCGGTCACCGTGCGGGTGCCGGCGGGCATCCAGTCGGGCCAGCGACTCCGCCTGCGTGAGCGGGGCGTGCCGTCGCGGCGCACCGGCGCCCGCGGCGACCTGGTGCTCGACGTGGTGCTCGTGCTCCCGCCGGTCATCGACGCGCGGGCGCGCGGCTTGATGCAGGAGTTCGCGCGCCTCCATCCCGAGGACGTGCGGGCAGGCTGGTATGGCGATCAGGGCGACACGCGCGGCGACGACGCGGACGTGGCGCCCGAGCAATCCGCGGTCGCAGGCCGACCGACGCAGGCCGAGTGA
- a CDS encoding heat shock protein transcriptional repressor HspR, with translation MSTRRPGKALYMISAVAQRYNIHPQTLRLYEREGLLRPSRTDGNTRLYSDEDLERLETILTLTRELGVNLAGVEIILNLRERMAQMQHEVNEFMAYVKQEMVRGLGDWEQRLSTAMVKSAPGSIVPPAGTPPPPGDPEA, from the coding sequence ATGTCGACCCGACGCCCAGGCAAGGCGCTCTACATGATCAGCGCCGTCGCGCAGCGCTACAACATCCACCCGCAGACGCTGCGGCTGTACGAGCGCGAGGGACTGTTGCGCCCCTCCCGCACCGACGGCAACACGCGCCTCTACTCGGACGAGGATCTCGAGCGACTCGAGACCATCCTGACGCTCACGCGCGAGCTCGGCGTCAACCTGGCCGGCGTCGAGATCATCCTCAACCTGCGCGAGCGCATGGCGCAGATGCAGCACGAGGTGAACGAGTTCATGGCGTACGTCAAGCAGGAAATGGTGCGCGGGCTCGGCGACTGGGAGCAGCGACTGTCCACTGCCATGGTCAAGAGTGCCCCCGGCAGCATCGTGCCGCCCGCCGGCACGCCACCTCCACCTGGCGATCCCGAGGCCTGA
- a CDS encoding ATP-binding protein gives MACALCNGTGWKTIVRDGERRVTRCDCWLQQAASRRRVDSRIPRRYQHCDFGGFLTYGNESLERALASARALVQRYPVTDRGLFLLGPPGVGKTHLAVAVLRMLVQEKGARGVFYDTRDLLRIIRSTYDPLVRESERDVLRPVMTADVLVLDDLGAEKASEWVDETLNLIVNTRYSEKRLTLFTSNYVDDPDPSMPESLLYRIGFRMRSRLHEMCEFLDLDGADYRELPPNGGQDDLVALWRMRQKPGAPRLPAKASAPMRARLREGERAPGSAAPELKWPGGRAGTRR, from the coding sequence GTGGCCTGCGCACTCTGCAACGGAACGGGATGGAAGACGATCGTGCGCGACGGCGAGCGCCGCGTCACGCGCTGTGACTGCTGGCTGCAGCAGGCCGCCTCGCGCCGCCGCGTCGACTCGCGGATCCCGCGCCGTTACCAGCACTGCGACTTCGGCGGGTTCCTGACCTACGGCAACGAGTCGCTGGAGCGCGCTTTGGCCTCGGCGCGCGCCCTGGTGCAGCGGTACCCGGTCACCGACCGCGGGCTGTTCCTGCTCGGCCCGCCCGGCGTCGGCAAGACGCACCTCGCGGTGGCCGTCCTGCGCATGCTCGTGCAGGAGAAGGGCGCGCGCGGCGTCTTCTACGACACCCGCGACCTGCTTCGCATCATCCGCAGCACGTACGATCCCCTGGTGCGCGAGTCGGAGCGCGACGTCCTGCGCCCGGTGATGACCGCCGACGTGCTCGTGCTCGACGACCTCGGCGCCGAGAAGGCCTCCGAGTGGGTCGACGAGACGCTCAACCTGATCGTCAACACCCGCTACAGCGAGAAGCGCCTCACGCTCTTCACGTCGAACTACGTCGACGATCCCGATCCGTCGATGCCCGAGTCACTGCTGTACCGGATCGGCTTCCGCATGCGCTCGCGGCTGCACGAGATGTGCGAGTTCCTCGACCTCGACGGCGCCGACTATCGCGAGCTGCCCCCCAACGGCGGACAGGACGACCTGGTGGCGCTGTGGCGCATGCGCCAGAAGCCCGGCGCCCCGCGGCTGCCGGCCAAGGCGAGCGCCCCGATGCGGGCCCGCCTGCGGGAAGGCGAGCGCGCCCCGGGCAGCGCGGCGCCCGAGCTCAAGTGGCCGGGCGGCCGGGCCGGCACACGCCGCTGA
- the hemW gene encoding radical SAM family heme chaperone HemW, with translation MTTAPLGLYVHVPFCSAICHYCNFNRGLLDEALKVAYVDALVAHVTREAEDAPVDTIYFGGGTPSLLEPAEIGRILAACRGAFRVAADAEVTMEANPETVDAARLAGFRAAGVNRLSFGVQSFRDEELKRLGRLHGAARARAAVLEARTAGFDNVSLDLMMWLPGQTVAQWMTSIEGLIETGVDHASLYLLELYPNAPLQELMAREQWSQTADDDAADMYEQAMDRLEAAGLAQYEISNVARPGRECRHNLKYWRDSGWLAFGCGAHGSRDGRRWKHVADTAAYVARVTAGADPIAEARHLDAEARFAEALFMGLRLTEGIDPDAYRARFGQDVWTRYGDALAPALEAGLLVHTPGRIGLTRRGMLLANEVMQAFV, from the coding sequence GTGACGACCGCGCCGCTCGGCCTGTACGTCCACGTCCCGTTCTGCAGCGCCATCTGCCACTACTGCAACTTCAACCGCGGCCTCCTCGACGAGGCGCTCAAGGTGGCGTACGTCGACGCGCTGGTCGCCCACGTGACGCGCGAGGCCGAGGACGCGCCCGTCGACACGATCTACTTCGGCGGCGGCACGCCGTCGTTGCTCGAGCCGGCCGAGATCGGCCGCATCCTCGCGGCGTGTCGCGGGGCGTTCCGGGTCGCGGCCGACGCGGAAGTGACCATGGAGGCCAATCCCGAGACGGTCGACGCGGCGCGCCTGGCGGGCTTCCGCGCGGCTGGCGTGAACCGCCTCTCGTTCGGCGTGCAGTCCTTCCGCGACGAAGAGCTCAAGCGCCTCGGGCGGCTTCACGGCGCCGCGCGCGCACGAGCCGCCGTGCTCGAGGCGCGGACGGCCGGCTTCGACAACGTCAGCCTCGACCTGATGATGTGGCTGCCAGGGCAGACCGTCGCGCAGTGGATGACGTCAATAGAAGGACTCATCGAGACGGGCGTCGACCACGCCTCGCTGTACCTGCTGGAGCTCTACCCGAACGCACCGTTGCAGGAGCTCATGGCGAGGGAGCAGTGGTCGCAGACGGCCGACGACGACGCGGCCGACATGTACGAGCAGGCGATGGACCGGCTCGAGGCGGCGGGCCTGGCGCAGTACGAGATTTCGAACGTGGCGCGGCCGGGGCGCGAGTGCCGCCACAACCTGAAGTACTGGCGCGACAGCGGCTGGTTGGCGTTCGGCTGCGGCGCCCACGGGTCGCGTGACGGTCGGCGCTGGAAGCACGTTGCCGATACCGCCGCGTACGTGGCGCGGGTGACCGCCGGCGCCGACCCGATCGCCGAGGCGAGGCATCTGGACGCCGAGGCCCGGTTCGCCGAAGCGCTGTTCATGGGGCTGCGGCTGACCGAAGGTATAGATCCGGATGCGTATCGGGCACGATTCGGGCAGGATGTCTGGACTCGCTACGGAGACGCGCTCGCCCCGGCGCTGGAAGCGGGCCTGCTCGTGCACACACCGGGGCGAATCGGGCTGACCCGTCGTGGCATGCTCCTCGCAAACGAGGTGATGCAGGCATTCGTCTGA
- the meaB gene encoding methylmalonyl Co-A mutase-associated GTPase MeaB, producing MTRDDLIARVRAGDPRAIARAISLVENETSDAAPLIAALHPHAGRSWLVGLTGPPGAGKSTLVDRLASRWRAQGHRVGIIAVDPTSPFTGGALLGDRVRMQQHAGDRGLFIRSMATRGHLGGLARATGDAAIVLDAAGFERILIETVGVGQDEVDVVRAADVSVVVLVPGTGDEVQALKAGLMEIADVYVINKADRDGADRAAADVEAMLALHPLASGAWRPPVLRTTATSGEGVEALATAIEAFRAQAGALAEARRRERAALRVRDLLIRGFLARLDEAVLHPGEFDALVERVARRDLDPHAAAALVLARALAGR from the coding sequence GTGACGCGCGACGACCTCATCGCGCGGGTTCGGGCGGGCGACCCACGCGCCATCGCCCGGGCGATCTCCCTGGTCGAGAACGAGACGTCCGACGCCGCGCCGCTCATCGCGGCGCTGCATCCGCACGCGGGACGCAGCTGGCTGGTCGGCCTCACCGGCCCCCCCGGCGCGGGCAAGAGCACGCTCGTCGACCGCCTCGCCTCGAGGTGGCGCGCGCAGGGCCATCGGGTGGGCATCATCGCCGTGGACCCGACGAGCCCGTTCACGGGTGGGGCGCTGCTCGGCGACCGCGTCCGCATGCAGCAGCACGCCGGGGATCGCGGCCTCTTCATCCGCAGCATGGCGACGCGTGGCCACCTCGGCGGGCTGGCGCGTGCCACCGGTGACGCGGCGATCGTGCTCGATGCCGCGGGGTTCGAGCGCATCCTCATCGAGACCGTCGGTGTGGGGCAGGACGAGGTCGACGTGGTGCGCGCCGCCGACGTCTCGGTGGTCGTGCTGGTGCCGGGCACGGGCGACGAGGTCCAGGCGCTGAAGGCCGGCCTGATGGAAATCGCCGACGTGTACGTGATCAACAAGGCCGACCGTGACGGCGCCGACCGCGCGGCGGCGGACGTCGAGGCGATGCTCGCGCTGCACCCGCTCGCGTCGGGCGCCTGGCGCCCGCCGGTGCTGCGCACCACGGCGACCTCCGGCGAAGGCGTCGAGGCGCTCGCCACGGCCATCGAGGCCTTCCGCGCGCAGGCGGGGGCGCTGGCCGAGGCCCGGCGCCGCGAACGCGCCGCGCTGCGCGTCCGCGACCTGCTGATCCGCGGGTTCCTGGCGCGCCTGGACGAGGCCGTGCTGCACCCCGGCGAGTTCGATGCCCTCGTGGAGCGCGTGGCGCGCCGCGACCTCGACCCACACGCGGCCGCAGCCCTCGTGCTCGCGCGTGCCCTGGCGGGCCGCTGA
- the dnaK gene encoding molecular chaperone DnaK, with protein MSKVIGIDLGTTNSVVAVMEGGEPTVITNPEGSRLTPSVVAFTKSGERLVGQVAKRQAATNAENTVYSIKRFMGRRFDEVSDEMKLVPYHVVKEGNDVRVDAGGQKWAPPQVSAMVLQKLKQAAEEYLGQSVSQAVITVPAYFNDAQRQATIEAGRIAGLEVKRIVNEPTAAALAYGLDKKGDQTIAVFDFGGGTFDISILEVGEGVVEVKSTNGDTHLGGDNLDQRVIEWIIAEFKKQEGIDLSKDRMALQRLREAAEKAKIELSSTMQTDISLPFITADASGAKHLSLQLTRAKFESLVEDLLQRALGPTRQALKDAGLQPSDVHEVVLVGGSTRVPRVQQLVKELFGREPNKSVNPDEVVAIGAAVQAGVLTGEVKDLLLLDVTPLSLGIETLGGIMTRLIDRNTTIPTRKSEVFSTASDNQPSVEVHVLQGERQMARDNKSLGKFHLDGIPPAPRGVPQVEVTFDIDANGVVNVSAKDRATGKEQKITITGSSGLSKDEVDKMMKDAELHAEEDRKRREQIETRNKAEQAAYQAERMLADAGDKLTEADKQPVTEAIAGVRKALEGEDVAAITGAVDKLMQVQGKAAEALYREAQAGTPGGGPSGQAGANAPVDGEVIDAEVVDEK; from the coding sequence ATGAGCAAAGTCATTGGAATCGACCTCGGGACGACCAACTCGGTCGTCGCAGTCATGGAAGGTGGGGAACCCACCGTCATCACCAATCCTGAAGGCAGCCGGCTGACGCCGTCCGTCGTCGCCTTCACCAAGTCCGGCGAACGCCTGGTGGGCCAGGTGGCCAAGCGCCAGGCCGCGACCAACGCCGAGAACACCGTCTACTCGATCAAGCGCTTCATGGGGCGTCGCTTCGACGAGGTCAGCGACGAGATGAAGCTCGTCCCGTATCACGTCGTGAAGGAAGGCAACGACGTGCGCGTCGACGCCGGCGGTCAGAAGTGGGCGCCGCCGCAGGTCTCGGCGATGGTGCTGCAGAAGTTGAAGCAGGCCGCCGAGGAGTACCTCGGGCAGTCGGTCAGCCAGGCCGTCATCACCGTGCCGGCCTACTTCAACGACGCCCAGCGCCAGGCGACCATCGAGGCTGGCCGCATCGCCGGGCTCGAGGTCAAGCGCATCGTCAACGAGCCGACGGCGGCCGCGCTCGCCTACGGGCTCGACAAGAAGGGCGATCAGACGATCGCCGTGTTCGACTTCGGCGGCGGCACCTTCGACATCTCCATCCTCGAAGTGGGTGAGGGGGTGGTGGAGGTCAAGTCGACCAACGGCGACACGCACCTCGGCGGCGACAACCTCGATCAGCGCGTGATCGAGTGGATCATCGCGGAGTTCAAGAAGCAGGAAGGCATCGACCTCTCGAAGGACCGCATGGCCCTCCAGCGCCTCCGCGAGGCGGCCGAGAAGGCCAAGATCGAGCTCTCGAGCACGATGCAGACCGACATCAGCCTGCCGTTCATCACCGCCGATGCGTCGGGCGCCAAGCATCTCTCGCTGCAGCTCACGCGCGCCAAGTTCGAGTCGCTCGTGGAGGACCTCCTCCAGCGCGCGCTCGGGCCGACGCGCCAGGCCCTGAAGGACGCCGGCCTGCAGCCCTCCGACGTCCACGAGGTGGTGCTCGTCGGCGGCTCGACGCGCGTGCCGCGCGTGCAGCAGCTGGTGAAGGAGCTGTTCGGCCGGGAGCCGAACAAGAGCGTCAACCCCGACGAGGTCGTGGCGATCGGCGCCGCGGTCCAGGCCGGCGTGCTCACTGGCGAGGTCAAGGATCTGCTGCTGCTCGACGTCACGCCCCTCTCGCTGGGCATCGAGACGCTCGGCGGCATCATGACCCGGCTGATCGACCGCAACACGACCATCCCGACGCGCAAGAGCGAGGTCTTCTCGACGGCCTCCGACAACCAGCCGAGCGTGGAAGTGCACGTGCTGCAGGGCGAGCGCCAGATGGCGCGCGACAACAAGAGCCTCGGCAAGTTCCACCTCGATGGCATCCCGCCGGCCCCGCGTGGCGTGCCGCAGGTCGAGGTGACCTTCGACATCGACGCCAACGGCGTGGTGAACGTGTCGGCCAAGGATCGCGCGACCGGCAAGGAGCAGAAGATCACCATCACCGGCTCCAGCGGCCTCAGCAAGGACGAGGTCGACAAGATGATGAAGGACGCCGAGCTCCATGCCGAGGAGGACCGCAAGCGGCGTGAGCAGATCGAGACGCGCAACAAGGCCGAGCAGGCCGCCTACCAGGCCGAGCGCATGCTCGCCGACGCAGGCGACAAGCTGACCGAGGCCGACAAGCAGCCGGTCACCGAGGCCATCGCCGGGGTGCGCAAGGCCCTCGAGGGCGAGGACGTCGCGGCCATCACTGGCGCGGTCGACAAGCTGATGCAGGTGCAGGGCAAGGCCGCCGAGGCGCTCTATCGCGAGGCGCAGGCGGGCACGCCGGGCGGCGGTCCCTCGGGTCAGGCGGGTGCAAACGCGCCCGTCGACGGCGAGGTGATCGACGCCGAGGTGGTCGACGAGAAGTAA
- a CDS encoding acyl-CoA dehydrogenase family protein produces the protein MDLQLTDDQRLLRDSVREFAERELRPHVRAWDEAQHFPTDLLPKLADLGLMGIQFPEAVGGSGMSAVDYCICIEELARVDPAIALSVAAHNGLAAAHLHMFGTPAQQARWLGPLARGEVLGAWGLTEPGAGSDAASMRTAARRDGDQWVIDGAKTFITHGNIAGVYVVMAVTDRARGTRGISAFVMPAGTRGLRAGRKEDKLGMRASETSEVILEDCRVPAEALLGEEGQGFVNTLQVLDAGRIGIAALSVGLAQGAWEAARAHALRREQFGRPIATFQGIRWKLADLATTIEAARLLTYRAAALKDEGVRTTRESSMAKLYASEVAVRAAEECVQIHGGYGFVKDYPAEKYFRDVKLLTIGEGTSEVQRLVIARHLLA, from the coding sequence ATGGACCTGCAACTGACCGACGACCAGCGCCTGCTGAGGGACAGCGTCCGCGAGTTCGCCGAGCGGGAGTTGCGTCCGCACGTGCGTGCATGGGACGAGGCGCAGCACTTTCCGACGGACCTGTTGCCGAAACTGGCCGACCTCGGGCTGATGGGCATCCAGTTTCCCGAGGCGGTCGGCGGCTCGGGCATGTCTGCCGTCGACTATTGCATCTGCATCGAGGAGTTGGCGCGCGTCGACCCTGCCATCGCGCTGAGCGTCGCCGCCCACAACGGCCTCGCGGCCGCGCACCTGCACATGTTCGGCACGCCTGCCCAGCAGGCGCGGTGGCTGGGACCGCTGGCCCGCGGCGAGGTACTCGGTGCCTGGGGCCTCACCGAGCCGGGCGCGGGCAGCGACGCGGCGTCGATGCGCACCGCGGCGCGGCGCGACGGCGACCAGTGGGTCATCGACGGCGCGAAGACGTTCATCACCCACGGCAACATCGCCGGCGTGTACGTGGTGATGGCCGTGACCGACCGTGCCCGTGGCACGCGCGGCATCTCCGCCTTCGTCATGCCCGCCGGCACCAGGGGCCTGCGGGCCGGGCGCAAGGAAGACAAGCTGGGGATGCGGGCCAGCGAGACCAGCGAGGTGATCCTCGAGGACTGCCGCGTGCCGGCCGAGGCGCTGCTCGGTGAGGAGGGGCAGGGCTTCGTCAACACGCTGCAGGTGCTCGACGCCGGCCGCATCGGCATCGCCGCCCTCTCGGTCGGGTTGGCCCAGGGCGCGTGGGAAGCGGCGCGCGCGCATGCCCTTCGGCGCGAGCAGTTCGGCCGGCCCATCGCCACCTTCCAGGGCATCCGCTGGAAGCTGGCCGACCTGGCGACGACCATCGAGGCCGCGCGGCTGCTCACCTACCGTGCCGCGGCGCTGAAGGACGAGGGCGTGCGGACGACGCGCGAGTCGTCGATGGCCAAGCTGTATGCGAGCGAGGTCGCGGTGCGCGCCGCGGAGGAGTGCGTGCAGATCCACGGTGGCTACGGCTTCGTGAAGGACTACCCGGCGGAGAAGTACTTCCGCGACGTGAAGCTGCTGACGATCGGCGAGGGCACCAGCGAGGTACAGCGCCTGGTGATCGCCCGGCACCTGCTGGCGTGA
- a CDS encoding DUF6600 domain-containing protein → MTPTPFVPATALALLLACPLVGLAQSPADPAAPPESIAAISDPPPHLIRIEGAGVQVLRDGQPATAVAGEPVLFGDRLESGPAYAQVLWGDGSRIAVDRGARLEALAPDLLALTAGRALVTRPASAAAGLRVDTPAASLVLTAGGEYRIELEDTQTRVGVVRGRVEVQTGMGDQVVEPGQQLTLRDGLAPGAPVRYNAAGYDSFVQWAMQPAAAPPTGAPLDTFADPRFEAYSDVFNQYGSWATDPRAGAVWYPNVGVAWRPYADGYWQAYGPQDAWLWVARDPWGWPTHHFGRWDADPRGRWFWVPGRQWAPAWVSWSVGPGYVGWTPLGAQDRPVRPWGDFAPRAGVYPGGTLDPARAWTVIPAERFGQRDRLGAYAVDPRMIENISAFVTQRVGPPVRAAGPRGGVYGGVGPGGYMNGPSPYGYPGGTAVYGPGGYYGGVRPRTGDDTTRELRGGIGPTRVGPASPGYGGPTPPPEDPYERAQRAVAPRGRPRTETPPAAPPAAETPSSPRQRTPPAPPPATPSADAPAAAPPPAAPPADSAPPPRASGATNGRRAVPRP, encoded by the coding sequence ATGACGCCCACGCCCTTCGTCCCCGCCACCGCGCTCGCCCTGCTGCTCGCGTGCCCGCTGGTGGGCCTGGCACAGTCCCCCGCCGATCCGGCCGCGCCCCCGGAATCGATCGCAGCCATCAGCGACCCACCGCCCCACCTCATCCGGATCGAGGGCGCGGGGGTGCAGGTGCTGCGCGACGGGCAGCCCGCCACCGCGGTGGCCGGGGAGCCCGTGCTGTTCGGGGATCGGCTCGAGAGCGGACCCGCGTACGCGCAGGTGCTGTGGGGCGACGGCAGCCGCATCGCCGTCGACCGGGGTGCGCGCCTCGAGGCGCTGGCGCCCGACCTGCTGGCCCTCACGGCCGGCCGCGCGCTGGTCACTCGCCCCGCGAGCGCCGCGGCGGGCCTGCGGGTGGATACGCCGGCCGCCTCGCTGGTCCTGACGGCCGGCGGTGAGTACCGCATCGAGCTCGAGGACACGCAGACGAGGGTGGGCGTGGTGCGGGGCCGCGTCGAGGTCCAGACCGGCATGGGCGACCAGGTCGTGGAACCGGGCCAGCAACTCACCCTGAGGGATGGCCTCGCGCCGGGCGCGCCGGTCCGCTACAACGCGGCCGGGTACGACAGCTTCGTGCAGTGGGCCATGCAGCCGGCAGCGGCGCCCCCGACGGGCGCGCCGCTCGACACGTTCGCCGACCCGCGATTCGAAGCCTACAGCGACGTGTTCAACCAGTACGGCTCGTGGGCGACCGATCCGCGGGCGGGCGCCGTGTGGTACCCGAACGTCGGCGTCGCGTGGCGTCCGTACGCCGATGGCTACTGGCAGGCCTACGGCCCGCAGGACGCCTGGCTCTGGGTGGCGCGCGACCCCTGGGGCTGGCCGACGCACCACTTCGGCCGCTGGGACGCCGATCCGCGCGGCCGTTGGTTCTGGGTGCCTGGTCGCCAGTGGGCACCGGCCTGGGTCAGCTGGAGTGTCGGGCCCGGCTACGTCGGCTGGACGCCGTTGGGCGCGCAGGACCGCCCCGTTCGACCGTGGGGCGACTTCGCGCCGCGAGCCGGCGTGTACCCCGGCGGCACGCTCGACCCGGCGCGCGCCTGGACGGTGATTCCGGCGGAGCGGTTCGGCCAGCGTGACCGCCTCGGCGCGTACGCCGTCGATCCCCGCATGATCGAGAACATCTCGGCCTTCGTCACCCAGCGCGTCGGCCCGCCGGTGCGGGCCGCCGGGCCACGCGGCGGCGTGTACGGCGGGGTCGGCCCCGGTGGGTACATGAACGGTCCGAGCCCATACGGCTACCCCGGCGGCACGGCAGTCTACGGCCCTGGCGGGTACTACGGCGGCGTCCGCCCGCGGACCGGCGACGACACCACGCGTGAACTGCGCGGCGGGATTGGCCCCACGCGCGTCGGTCCGGCCTCGCCCGGCTATGGCGGCCCCACCCCGCCGCCCGAGGATCCGTACGAACGTGCGCAGCGCGCGGTCGCCCCGCGCGGCCGCCCGCGCACCGAAACACCGCCTGCCGCCCCGCCGGCCGCCGAGACGCCGTCCTCGCCCCGGCAGCGCACGCCGCCAGCCCCACCGCCGGCGACACCGTCGGCCGACGCCCCGGCGGCAGCACCGCCTCCGGCCGCGCCGCCGGCCGATTCCGCGCCTCCGCCACGCGCGTCCGGCGCCACCAACGGTCGGCGCGCGGTGCCGCGCCCCTGA